One genomic segment of Mangifera indica cultivar Alphonso chromosome 6, CATAS_Mindica_2.1, whole genome shotgun sequence includes these proteins:
- the LOC123218805 gene encoding ABC transporter C family member 2-like, producing the protein MAVVLLYQQLGVASLLGSLILVLMVPVQTMVISKMRKLTKEGLQRTDKRVSLMNEILAAMDTVKCYAWEKSFRSRVQSMRNDELSWFRKAKIISAFNSFILNSIPVVVTVVSFGTFTWLGGDLTPARAFTSLSLFAALRFPLIMFPNLLSQVVNANVSLQRLEELLLADERILVPNPPLELGLPAVSIRNGFFSWDSKSQKPTLSDINLDIPVGSLVGIVGGTGEGKTSLISAMLGELPPLEDANVVMRGTVAYVPQVSWIFNATLRENILFGSEFDSTKYWKAIDVTALEHDLNLLPGRDLTEIGERGVNISGGQKQRVSMARAVYSNSDVYIFDDPLSALDAHVGRQVFYNCIKEELRGKTRILVTNQLHFLPQVDRIILVSEGMIKEEGTFEELSKHGQLFQKLMENSGKMEENSEENDDSKNVNHEDSKSTAYSVVEEKEHVKNAGNSKKLGKEGKSVLIKQEERETGLVSWNVLMRYKNALGGLWVLMILFTCYISTEVLRISSSTWLSVWTDQSTSQNYNPTYYILIYALLGFGQVTVTLANSYCLIISSLRAARRLHDAMLNAILRSPMLFFHTNPIGRVINRFSKDVGDIDRNVANYVNMFMGQVWQLLSTFVLIGLVSTISLWAIMPLLILFYGVYLYYQSTSREVKRLDSITRSPVYAQFGEALNGLSSIRAYKAYDRMAYINGKSMDNNIRFTLANTSSNRWLTIRLETLGGLMIWLTATFAVLKNGKSGNQPAFASTMGLLLSYTLNITNLLSGALTQASSAENSLNSVERIGTYIDLPSEAADVIESNRPPPGWPSSGSMTFEEVVLRYRPELPPVLHGLSFTVSPNEKVGIVGRTGAGKSSVLNALFRIVEIERGRIMIDDCDVAKFGLADLRKGLSIIPQSPVLFSGTVRFNLDPFSEHNDADLWEALERAYLKDVIRKNSFGLDAEVSERGENFSVGQRQLLSLARALLRRSKILVLDEATAAVDVRTDALIQRTIREEFRSCTMLIIAHRLNTIIDSDCILVLDAGQVVEHDTPEALLLREESAFAKMVESTGPANAQYLQSIVFENKSGREESKKQDEQSRWLASSQWAASSQWEAAAQFALAVSLTSSQNDLQRVDIKDENDILKKTKDAVITLQGVLGGKHDKEIDESLHQYQVSREGWWSALYRIVEGLAMMGRMGRERLQEFEADFEANPLLGQY; encoded by the exons ATGGCTGTGGTTCTTCTTTACCAGCAATTGGGTGTTGCTTCACTCCTTGGGTCATTAATCCTTGTGCTGATGGTCCCAGTACAG ACAATGGTGATTAGCAAAATGCGAAAACTGACTAAGGAAGGACTCCAAAGGACTGACAAGAGAGTCAGCCTCATGAATGAAATTTTGGCTGCCATGGACACTGTAAA GTGTTATGCTTGGGAGAAGAGCTTCCGATCTAGAGTTCAAAGTATGCGGAATGATGAGCTGTCATGGTTCCGTAAAGCGAAAATTATTTCTGCG TTTAACAGTTTTATACTGAATAGCATCCCAGTTGTCGTGACAGTGGTTTCATTTGGAACATTCACTTGGCTAGGTGGGGATTTGACACCTGCAAGGGCATttacatctctctctctctttgcgGCGCTGAGATTTCCTTTAATTATGTTTCCTAATCTATTAAGTCAG GTGGTAAATGCAAATGTATCATTACAACGTCTTGAGGAGCTACTTTTAGCTGATGAGAGAATTCTGGTGCCAAATCCACCACTCGAACTTGGGCTTCCTGCTGTCTCAATTAGAAATGGATTCTTTTCTTGGGACTCAAAG TCACAGAAACCGACGTTATCAGATATCAATTTAGACATACCAGTTGGTAGCTTAGTCGGAATTGTTGGTGGAACTGGAGAAGGAAAGACGTCGCTCATATCAGCAATGCTTGGAGAACTACCTCCTTTGGAAGATGCAAATGTTGTTATGAGAGGGACTGTTGCCTATGTTCCTCAAGTTTCATGGATTTTCAATGCAACT TTACGTGAAAACATTCTATTTGGGTCTGAGTTTGACTCCACAAAATATTGGAAGGCTATTGATGTGACTGCATTGGAGCATGATCTTAACTTACTCCCT GGTCGTGACCTCACAGAGATTGGGGAAAGAGGGGTGAATATTAGTGGTGGGCAAAAGCAGAGAGTTTCTATGGCTAGGGCTGTCTATTCCAATTCGGACGTATACATATTTGATGACCCTTTAAGTGCCCTAGATGCGCATGTTGGTCGCCAG GTTTTTTACAATTGTATCAAAGAAGAGTTGCGTGGAAAGACCAGGATACTTGTTACAAATCAGCTACATTTTCTTCCTCAAGTGGATAGAATTATTCTGGTTTCTGAAGGTATGATCAAAGAGGAGGGAACCTTCGAGGAGCTTTCCAAACATGGCCAGCTATTCCAGAAACTCATGGAAAATTCAgggaaaatggaagaaaattcgGAAGAAAATGATGACAGCAAAAATGTTAACCATGAAGACTCTAAATCAACAGCATATTCAGTGGTTGAGGAGAAAGAGCATGTTAAGAATGCAGGCAACTCTAAGAAATTAGGGAAAGAAGGGAAATCTGTTCTCATTAAGCAAGAAGAACGGGAAACAGGTTTGGTCAGTTGGAATGTTTTGATGAG GTACAAAAATGCATTAGGAGGCCTGTGGGTACTTATGATACTTTTTACATGCTACATATCAACTGAAGTTCTTCGAATTTCCAGTAGCACTTGGTTAAGTGTTTGGACAGATCAAAGCACTTCACAGAACTATAATCCCACATACTATATTCTCATTTATGCACTTCTTGGGTTCGGTCAG GTGACTGTGACATTGGCGAACTCTTATTGTCTGATCATTTCAAGTCTTCGTGCAGCTAGAAGACTGCATGATGCCATGCTAAATGCCATTCTAAGATCTCCAATGCTTTTCTTTCACACCAATCCGATTGGTCGTGTAATCAATAGGTTTTCAAAGGATGTAGGTGATATAGATCGCAATGTTGCCAATTATGTGAATATGTTTATGGGCCAAGTATGGCAGCTCCTTTCAACTTTTGTGCTGATAGGCCTTGTGAGCACAATATCATTATGGGCCATAATGCCACTTCTCATCTTGTTTTATGGAGTTTATCTATACTATCAG AGTACATCTCGTGAAGTGAAGCGCTTAGATTCCATTACCAGATCTCCTGTTTATGCACAATTTGGAGAAGCCCTAAATGGTCTGTCGAGCATTCGTGCATATAAAGCATATGATAGGATGGCATACATTAACGGAAAGTCAATGGATAATAACATCAGATTCACCCTTGCAAATACTAGCTCAAATCGTTGGCTTACCATCAGGTTGGAAACATTAGGAGGCCTTATGATTTGGTTGACAGCAACATTTGCAGTCCTGAAGAATGGAAAATCGGGAAACCAGCCTGCGTTTGCTTCTACAATGGGTCTACTTCTCAGTTATACCTTGAATATCACTAATCTGTTGAGTGGTGCATTGACACAAGCAAGTAGCGCCGAAAATAGTTTGAATTCTGTTGAGCGCATTGGAACATATATAGATTTACCTTCTGAAGCTGCAGATGTCATTGAAAGCAACCGCCCTCCACCTGGTTGGCCTTCATCGGGATCAATGACGTTTGAGGAAGTCGTCCTGCGTTATAGGCCGGAACTTCCTCCAGTCTTGCATGGCTTATCATTCACTGTCTCTCCAAATGAAAAAGTAGGAATTGTTGGAAGAACTGGTGCAGGAAAGTCCAGCGTGCTTAATGCCTTATTTCGAATTGTGGAAATCGAAAGAGGAAGAATTATGATTGATGATTGTGATGTTGCTAAGTTTGGACTAGCTGATTTGCGGAAAGGTCTCAGTATCATCCCACAATCACCAGTTCTTTTCTCAG GAACTGTGAGGTTTAATCTTGATCCATTTAGTGAACACAATGATGCTGATCTTTGGGAGGCCTTGGAGAGGGCATATTTGAAAGATGTCATCAGGAAGAATTCTTTTGGTCTGGATGCTGAA GTTTCAGAGAGAGGCGAGAATTTCAGTGTTGGACAGAGACAATTATTAAGTCTTGCACGAGCTTTGCTCCGGAGGTCCAAGATTCTGGTTCTCGATGAAGCAACAGCTGCTGTTGATGTCAGAACTGATGCTCTCATCCAGAGAACCATCCGTGAAGAATTCAGATCATGTACAATGCTGATTATTGCTCACAGACTAAACACCATAATCGACTCTGACTGCATACTTGTGCTCGATGCTGGCCAG GTTGTGGAGCATGATACGCCAGAGGCACTGTTATTAAGAGAGGAAAGTGCATTTGCAAAAATGGTTGAAAGCACTGGGCCTGCCAATGCCCAGTATTTACAAAGCATAGTTTTCGAAAACAAGTCAGGCAGAGAAGAGAGCAAGAAGCAAGATGAGCAGAGTAGATGGCTGGCTTCTTCTCAGTGGGCAGCTTCTTCTCAGTGGGAAGCTGCTGCACAGTTTGCTCTAGCTGTTAGTCTCACTTCTTCTCAGAATGACCTTCAAAGGGTGGACATCAAGGATGAGAATGATATCctcaagaaaacaaaagatgCAGTTATAACACTGCAGGGAGTACTAGGAGGAAAGCATGATAAAGAAATAGATGAGTCTCTACATCAGTACCAAGTTTCCAGAGAAGGATGGTGGTCAGCTCTCTACAGAATAGTTGAAG GTCTTGCAATGATGGGCAGGATGGGTCGGGAGAGGCTTCAAGAATTTGAAGCTGATTTTGAAGCAAATCCTCTATTGGGACAATactga